Below is a genomic region from Nymphaea colorata isolate Beijing-Zhang1983 unplaced genomic scaffold, ASM883128v2 scaffold0160, whole genome shotgun sequence.
TATGGATCCAATTCTTAggattattatctcatactctaATACTAATAATAAGAAGTGAGTATTGAAAGAAATGATTCCTTTTTTGTCTTATGGAAGCCGGAGTATCACTCACTACACTATCACTATATATGATATAATGGAATCTTTTCTTCActtcaataataaattaaataaagatCAATTAAAACAGAGGTTTTTCTCCCATGTCGTAGACAAATACTCATTagaaagatagaaagaaagatcTGTTCCCTCCTCTGaataatttttgtatatattatgaatattaGTTTCTATTGAAACATGGAACGAAAAGGACAATATACGGGATGAGTAGAAGGAGTTGTGACCCTTAGCTTGATCTATAGTCCACAACTAGAGAGAATATCAAATGATCCGCCAATCCCGAGGATCCATGGGTTCATTATGGATCCAACAATAGAAAGATTGAACTCTTTAGTTTTAAAGAgaagattttaattttagatCTTGCTTGCATACTGCATAGCATACGTATGTACATATTGATATATGCAAATACATAGGAGCCTTATTCTTTAGTTGGTTCGGCTCAATCCTTTTATTTAGTAAAAGATTGGGCCGagtttaattttaattggtggAACGAACGGGAATCCGAATCACTGAATTACAAGACATCCATTGcttcgaattcaaatttgatctctTTCCATACCTCACAAGCAGCAGCCAGTTCAGGACTCCATTTGCTAGCTTCACGAATAATTTCATTACCTTCACGAGCAAGATCACGTCCCTCATTACGAGCTTGTACACACGCTTCTAAAGCTACCCTATTAGCTACTGCACCAGGTGCATTCCCCCAAGGGTGTCCCAAAGTTCCTCCACCGAACTGTAGCACGGAATCATCCCCAAATATCTCGGTCAGGGCAGGCATATGCCAAACGTGAATACCCCCTGAAGCCACGGGCAGAACACCTGGCATAGATACCCAATCTTGAGTGAAATAAATACCGCGACTCCggtctttttcaataaaatcatcACGTAGTAAATCAACAAAGCCCAAAGTGACATCTCGTTCCCCTTCCAGTTTACCTACTACGGTACCAGAGTGAATATGATCCCCCCCAGACATACGCAACGCTTTAGCTAGTACACGGAAGTGAATACCATGATTCCTCTGTCTATCAATAACTGCATGCATTGCGCGGTGGATGTGAAGAAGTAGGCCATTGTCTCGGCAATAATGAGCCAAGCTAGTATTTGCGGTGAATCCCCCTGTTAAGTAGTCATGCATTACGATAGGAACTCCCAACTCTCGGGCACATACCGCCCTTTTGATCATTTCTTCGGATGTACCTGCAGTAGCATTCAAGTAATGTCCTTTAATTTCACCTGTTTCGGCCTGCGCTTTATAAATAGCTTCGGCGCAAAATAAGAAACGGTCTCTCCAACGCATAAACGGTTGGGAGTTCACGTTTTCATCATCCTTGGTAAAATCAAGTCCACCACGGAGACACTCATAAACCGCTCTCCCATAGTTCTTTGCGGATAACCCCAATTTTGGTTTAATAGTACATCCCAATAGGGGACGACCATACTTGTTCAATTTATCTCTCTCAACTTGGATTCCATGAGGTGGGCCCTGGAAAGTTTTAGAATAAGCAGGAGGAATTCTCAGATCCTCCAGACGTAGAGCTCGTAGGGCTTTGAACCCAAATACATTACCCACAATGGAAGTAAACATGTTAGTAACAGAACCTTCTTCAAAAAGGTCCAAAGGATAAGCTACATAAGCAATATATTGATTTTCCTCCCCAGCAACAGGCTCGATGTGGTAGCATCGTCCTTTGTAACGATCAAGGCTGGTAAGTCCATCGGTCCACACAGTTGTCCATGTACCAGTGGAAGATTCGGCAGCCACCGCAGCTCCTGCTTCCTCAGGCGGAACTCCAGGTTGAGGAGTTACTCGGAATGCTGCCAAGATATCAGTAGCAAGGGTTTCATAATCAGGAGTGTAATAAGTCAATCTGTAATCTTTAACACCAGCTTTGAATCCAACACTTGCTTTAGTTTCTGTTTTTGGTGACATAAGTTCCTCCCCACAACTCATGAATTAAGAATTCTCACAACAACCGGGGTCTACTCGACATGGATTAGGCGTGAATGAAACCTTTCACAGCAATCCCTGACAAAATTCTCAACTAATATCAACTAATTAGAAATTGAAATGCTTCATTAGTGGACCATAGTATTTGATTCGTCAAATGTATCATTATTGTATACTGTTTCATATGTATGGCGCAACCCAACCCCTTTTTCTCAAGTTCCTAATTGGTCTCCTTCtgctttttttcgtttttttatctattttatctACTAAACAAACcaattaatataataaaaaattgactCTTGACAGTGatatatgttgtatatgtatatcgtatatgtgaaaaaatatacagaatacaaaatggaaagaagactaggcgaaaataaaaaaataaggaagatCAGCGGATGAGATATCAATAATGACTCATAAATCAAGTTCGGGTTCGAATtccatacattatatatatccatatatatataattctagatgggattgtttctctttctaatgaTAGATAAATGAAAGACTTCCTCATGATCCTTATTTACCTACTCGTACTCGATATTTCGAATATCGATTGGGTTGGGTGAACTTGAAAA
It encodes:
- the LOC126409399 gene encoding ribulose bisphosphate carboxylase large chain, which produces MSCGEELMSPKTETKASVGFKAGVKDYRLTYYTPDYETLATDILAAFRVTPQPGVPPEEAGAAVAAESSTGTWTTVWTDGLTSLDRYKGRCYHIEPVAGEENQYIAYVAYPLDLFEEGSVTNMFTSIVGNVFGFKALRALRLEDLRIPPAYSKTFQGPPHGIQVERDKLNKYGRPLLGCTIKPKLGLSAKNYGRAVYECLRGGLDFTKDDENVNSQPFMRWRDRFLFCAEAIYKAQAETGEIKGHYLNATAGTSEEMIKRAVCARELGVPIVMHDYLTGGFTANTSLAHYCRDNGLLLHIHRAMHAVIDRQRNHGIHFRVLAKALRMSGGDHIHSGTVVGKLEGERDVTLGFVDLLRDDFIEKDRSRGIYFTQDWVSMPGVLPVASGGIHVWHMPALTEIFGDDSVLQFGGGTLGHPWGNAPGAVANRVALEACVQARNEGRDLAREGNEIIREASKWSPELAAACEVWKEIKFEFEAMDVL